The Candidatus Binatia bacterium sequence CCTATGCGCAGGCAGCGAAAATGACGGCGCTCGATGCAAACGTCACACTATCCGTTGGCGTATAGATGGGGTCACGAGCAGTTGCCCGGTTGGGCGGAAATCCACAGTTATCCCTGGCTCCCGATTCAGGACCTATCCCAACAGGTCACCTTGTCCTCACTAAAGATAGGCCACTACCAAACGGACTGGACGTCGTGACCCGGCAAATAGGAACAGGGGCCGCCTAAAGCGATCCCCAGTCTAAACCTCTCGGCCCCCGGCAGTCGGGGCTGGTCGGGAGTGCCTTTTCCCCCACTGAACGCCTTTACTTGCTTGCCAGGTATTCAGCTCCCATCGGCGTCCTGGATGTTTATCTTGAAGATAGCCGTGGAAAGCGCCCCTCGTCGATTTTCGCCTTGCTCGCGACATGATTGTAGTTATAATTGTAATGTCGGCGATTTTGAAACCCGAAGTTCTCGATTGGCATCCTATTGATTATTGCCGTGTCGCCGTCAGCAATTATCGTCGATCCGCGAAAAAAACATTTTTCAATCGCTTGCAGGAGGCCAGTTGTGTCAAGGAGTCAATGCGTCCCAAATTATCAAGGCTCAACGACTTCAACTGTGGGAGGGCCGCCAGTGGCTTAACATTCGTGAACCTCTTGCAGGCGTCAATGCTCAGCCATTCAAGATTTTTCAGTGTGCGGATCGGTTCGAAGTCATCGAGTTTTGTAAGGTATGCGAGCGACAATTTTGCAAGGCTAGTGCACGCGGCAATCCCATAGAGGCTGTATACGGATCCCATTGTAAGCCAGAGTTCTTGCAACTGCGGTACGAGCTTTAGAAGCGTCAGATCTCGGTCCTTCCAGTACGAAACACGCAGCGTCTTCAGATTCTGAGCGGCCTCCAAGCCCCGAAGACCTCGCCCCCAGGCGACCGAGAGTTCCTCAAGAAGCGGCCAGTTTGTTGCGTCAACCGCAAAGGTAGTCGTAGAATCGACCGACAGAATTCGCAGATTATGCAACTGTGCGATAGGCGCCAAATCCTGAGACGTTCTATTTATGACGTGCAGGCGCTGCAGCTGGTCTAGATCCTGTAGCAAGTCGAGCGCGCCCGCGCTTCGATGCCATGCGGCCCACAGCTCGGTGATCGCGGGGCGGACCGCTGTAAGGCTTTTTACTAAATCGTGGCTCAGCGGGTCTCCAAGGAAGGCGGTGCTTCCGACCTTACCAGGCTTTACCGTGAAGCCGGAGCTCGGGATATTCACGTCCATCATAGTCTCTGTGGCGTGGGTTTTGGCGGGGCGACGGCGTTTCTTTTATTAGCGAGGGGGCCGCCTTTCGGCTTGGGGCCGCCGGCAGCGGTGATGGCCTGCTGTTCCGCGTTTAGCAAGTCCGCACGCGTACCCTGCACGGGTTTGAGCTGCACCGAATCATAGTTCTCTCTGACAAGGAAGGAGTTCCGGATGTGGCGAGCGAGTCGGGTCGCTGCGCAGCTCAGCGGCTCGACCATCGCGGCGATGCCGCGTTGCCTGACTACCCGCTTTTTGGCGACGGACTCTGCTGCCGCCGCGGGGACTCCGACGCGAGCGCCATTGACAGGAGGTCATAATTTCCTCAGCAGGTGGCGCGAGCGCGGCGTAGCGGGCGCGCAACACGGATGTGGAGCGCCCAGCGACCCGAGGCGGCAGCAGAGTCCGTCGGCAAAACCGGCTAGCGGGCGTAGCGGGCGCGGCGTGCGGCGAGCGCGGCTATCCCGACCGCGGCGACCGCGAGGAGCGCGACGACGTTCGAGACGAGCGTGAAGCGGTCGTTGATCGCCATCGAGCCCATCGAGACGCCGCCAAGGGTGTTGCCGATCAGCCACTCCATGATCGCGCCGGCAAGCATCGCGCCGAGCACGAAGAGCGCGAGAAACGTCCACGTGATGCGATCGGGAAACGATTTGCGATAGATGCCGATCATCGGGAGAATTAGCAGGTCGCCGTAGATGAAGGTCGTGTTCGCGCCGAGCGGGATGCCGGCGTTTGCGAGATAACGCGCGATCGGGACGTTGCCCATCGAGCAGACGAACGTTGCGACGGCGATGAGCAGGCCGACGAGAAGGAGCAACACGTACCCGATGACCGGAACCGACCCGACGGCGTGGAGCGCACCGGAAAGCCATCCGGGCGGAATCAGCGCCGCAGCGAAACCGGCGATCAGATAGCCGACGATCAACTCTGTGCGCAGCATCCGCACGTCGCCCCACGCCATGGACGCGACGACGTCCCAGGTGCGGCGCACCGGTTCGTCGTCGTCGCCGCCGGTCTGGCCTTGCACGTACGCTGCCTGGAGCCGCGTCAAATCGCCGGGACGGAAGAGAACGGAAAAGCCGAGCGTCACGATCGCGATGATGATCGCACCGCCGAAGAACTCGGCGAAGACGAACTTCCAACCGAGCAGCGACCAGAAGAGAATGAGGATCGCGAGGTTCATGTTCGTCGACGAGATCAGAAACGAGAGGATCGAACGGATATCGCCGCCGTTGCGATAGAAGCCGCGGGCCGCCGCGGCCGCGCCGTACGAGCATGCCGACGAAATGATGCCGAATCCGGCTCCGTATAGTAGGCCGCGAAGGCCCGGGCCGAGGTACCGGTGCATCGTCGCCGGCGTCAACATCACTTGGACGATCGCCGAGACCAAGAAGCCGAAGATCAGACCGAAGAGGCTATCCCAGAAAAACGCCGCTGCTTGCGAGACGCCGGCGATCAGCGCATTGACGATCGCCATCTAGCCGCCGACCGCGACCGGCGCGTGGCCGAAGAGCGGCGGGATAAAGTGCCCGGCAAGATAGGAGACCGCGAAGACGCCGCAGCCGTAGAGCACGACCTCGACGCCCTTGC is a genomic window containing:
- a CDS encoding permease — its product is MAIVNALIAGVSQAAAFFWDSLFGLIFGFLVSAIVQVMLTPATMHRYLGPGLRGLLYGAGFGIISSACSYGAAAAARGFYRNGGDIRSILSFLISSTNMNLAILILFWSLLGWKFVFAEFFGGAIIIAIVTLGFSVLFRPGDLTRLQAAYVQGQTGGDDDEPVRRTWDVVASMAWGDVRMLRTELIVGYLIAGFAAALIPPGWLSGALHAVGSVPVIGYVLLLLVGLLIAVATFVCSMGNVPIARYLANAGIPLGANTTFIYGDLLILPMIGIYRKSFPDRITWTFLALFVLGAMLAGAIMEWLIGNTLGGVSMGSMAINDRFTLVSNVVALLAVAAVGIAALAARRARYAR